The Desertifilum tharense IPPAS B-1220 genomic interval TAACTTAACGCGTGAGCGGCTCCTAACTCAACCCCCTTATACAGCTTAGAGTTAAGCTGGGGGCCCCGCGCATTCAACCCCTCTTGAGCCACCGTACTAATTTCCAATCCGTAAAACAACGCCCCCCAGTCTCGCCAGGGATAAATCAAAAAACTAACACCGCAGCCTATATCTAAACAGCGCTGTCCCTTTTTAGGTTGGGCAACGTCCCAAAAGGGCGACGCCACCTTCGCCTCCAAGTTACCCGATGTCCATTCTCGAAAAATGGGCATCGCCTCCACTTCCGCCGGTAAATCAAACGCTTCTTGACGGTAGGCGCGGTTATAGCGAGTGGCAACGGCTGAAAGCTTGGTATTCCAGTCTTCCGAGGCATTTGTCAAACTAAACCACTGAGCGTTGTCCGCAGAATTTAAACCTTGTTTAGACATGCACGCGATCTTGAAGGAACATCAAAGCAGAAAAATAGCGATGAGCGTCCAGTTGAGATCCTCCCCTGAATACTCATCACCCCCTAGCGCTAGCTTCCTTAGCCTTTAAGCGCTTTTCTAAAATTGCGGCGGTAGGCTGGATTTGCAGCCACCAAAACCGGCCAAAGTAACGCCAAAGAGAGCTTGTTACCAAAACTGCGAGTAAAGTTGGTGCGCTCAAATCCCCGCCAGAACTTCCAAATCCCGCCAATATAAACCACTATCAAGCCAAACACTAGTAAGTTGTGCATCGCAATCTACCCAAAAAATCGATCGGAATTTGCAACCATTAACTACAGTCGAG includes:
- a CDS encoding class I SAM-dependent methyltransferase, translated to MSKQGLNSADNAQWFSLTNASEDWNTKLSAVATRYNRAYRQEAFDLPAEVEAMPIFREWTSGNLEAKVASPFWDVAQPKKGQRCLDIGCGVSFLIYPWRDWGALFYGLEISTVAQEGLNARGPQLNSKLYKGVELGAAHALSYPDAQFDLAIATGWSCYYSLSYWETVVAQVKRVLQPGGVFVFDALNPDAALAENWAILETYLGAEVFLEPLAEWEAVVRKGGAKIVKQQPGELFTLYKAQF